One window of Watersipora subatra chromosome 3, tzWatSuba1.1, whole genome shotgun sequence genomic DNA carries:
- the LOC137389832 gene encoding hemocyte protein-glutamine gamma-glutamyltransferase-like — protein MSSKYYYGYDHTPDKFYHSSAMRSYYNVRYGHNSSSYPWQHHHQPFFPPVSKSDITHIPITFKDSSIGSSTCDDIPIKHFDGQDKKLARQLSSCQLTGRKNVKFGQGHHSHFHVKAPPSSVFPSTKCPHGPVPPPLLKIACIDLCIETNAVCHHTDKYEVVQDGYLDDITKQYCSAKLVVRRGQEFGVFVETNRKYTEDDHIRVIAKFGTEPLSSKGTYNEMITGVDALSDWSVRVGCVSTNRVELFITSPASCAVGKWKFQFDTIAFDNCGDVVSLMSDSVNAECYLLFNSWCREDPVYMEKEEWRQEYVLNDTGKIYTGNWKQIFGRPWNFGQFESCVLEAALFLLNKRTHLCDTFRGNPIAVSRKLSALVNSSDDYGVLTGRWDENYAGGVSPTSWIGSVAILQKYMERGGKPVEYGQCWVFAGVLNSICRALGIPTRCVSNFESAHDTDGSLTIDVHWKGMQPMPELDTDSVWNFHVWNECWMTRPDLQEGYGGWQVVDSTPQETSNGVYCAGPAPVAAIKQGDVGVAHDTPFIFAEVNADRVHWIKRKNGSVVHILERDVIGKNISTKAIGSSRDFTLDHCNPDRVDITNEYKYPEGTYRERMSVWRAAKLSTKPVIYRNSEAAEDVKFAAKDIDDMLVGSSFTLGMIAHNKSSCEERTVNLMITLSSIYNTGVEKTRLKQETFQKRMAPYSKESFKLDVGYCDYEHEMLCRCYAMRVNYLAYVEETGQVFAFQDIFRLRTYIPELRPSKKRVRVGETFTVKAKFQNPLAKQLSNCEFNFEAAGNLKPVKISSQQGYYGSAKIDVNAGATVEVECDITAKRVGDCVIITSFECKELGDMQAQCSVVIDK, from the exons ATGAGTTCCAAATACTACTATGGGTACGATCATACCCCCGACAAATTCTACCACTCATCAGCTATGAG AAGTTACTACAATGTGAGATATGGACACAATTCATCTTCCTACCCATGGCAGCACCATCATCAGCCCTTTTTCCCACCAGTTTCGAAGTCTGACATCACACATATACCAATTACATTTAAAGATTCCTCTATAGGAAGCAGTACTTGCGATGACATTCCCATTAAACATTTTGATGGGCAAGACAAGAAACTGGCACGTCAACTGTCCAGCTGCCAGCTGACAG GGAGAAAAAATGTCAAGTTTGGTCAAGGACATCACAGCCATTTCCATGTCAAGGCTCCTCCATCTTCTGTTTTTCCATCCACCAAGTGTCCACACG GGCCTGTGCCTCCTCCTCTACTGAAGATTGCCTGCATAGACTTGTGTATAGAAACCAATGCAGTTTGTCATCACACTGACAA GTATGAGGTGGTCCAGGATGGTTACTTGGATGACATAACCAAGCAGTACTGCTCTGCCAAGCTTGTGGTCAGAAGAGGGCAAGAGTTTGGGGTGTTTGTTGAAACAAACAGGAAATACACAGAGGACGATCATATTAGAGTTATCGCAAAGTTCG GGACAGAGCCTTTGAGTAGCAAAGGAACTTACAACGAAATGATAACTGGAGTGGATGCTCTCAGTGACTGGTCCGTGCGTGTTGGCTGTGTATCTACAAACAGG GTTGAGCTGTTCATAACGAGTCCGGCTAGCTGCGCTGTCGGCAAGTGGAAGTTTCAGTTCGATACAATCGCATTCGATAATTGTGGGGATGTTGTGAGTCTGATGTCAGACAGTGTCAATGCAGAGTGCTACCTCCTGTTCAATAGCTGGTGCAGAG aGGACCCAGTGTACATGGAGAAAGAGGAGTGGAGACAAGAGTATGTACTTAATGACACTGGCAAAATCTATACCGGCAACTGGAAACAG ATATTCGGCAGACCTTGGAATTTTGGACAATTTGAGAGTTGTGTTCTTGAAGCTGCTCTGTTCCTTCTCAACAAGAGAACGCATCTGTGTGATACATTCAGAGGGAACCCGATTGCTGTTAGCAGAAAGCTTTCTGCTCtt GTGAATAGCTCGGATGATTATGGAGTATTGACAGGAAGGTGGGATGAAAATTATGCAGGTGGAGTATCTCCTACTTCATGGATCGGTAGTGTGGCCATTCTTCAAAAGTACATGGAGAGAGGTGGAAAACCA GTGGAATACGGCCAGTGCTGGGTCTTCGCTGGTGTTCTCAACTCCATCTGCAGAGCCCTTGGTATACCAACCAGGTGTGTGAGTAACTTTGAATCCGCTCATGACACTGATGGCAGCCTTACGATTGATGTGCATTGGAAGGGAATGCAACCTATGCcag AGCTGGACACGGATTCTGTGTGGAACTTTCATGTGTGGAACGAGTGCTGGATGACCAGGCCGGACTTGCAAGAAGGTTATGGAGGCTGGCAGGTGGTGGACTCCACTCCTCAAGAGACCAGCAATG GTGTCTATTGCGCTGGACCCGCGCCTGTCGCTGCGATCAAGCAGGGAGACGTTGGTGTAGCGCACGACACACCGTTCATCTTTGCTGAAGTCAACGCTGACAGAGTTCATTGGATCAAAAGAAAGAATGGCTCAGTGGTCCACATCTTGGAACGTGATGT GATTGGCAAGAATATCAGTACCAAAGCAATTGGTAGCAGTCGAGATTTCACACTCGATCACTGCAATCCAGACAGAGTAGATATCACCAATGAGTACAAATATCCTGAAGGAACGTACCGAGAGAGAATGTCGGTATGGAGAGCTGCCAAGCTTTCTACCAAGCCAGTCATCTACCGGAATTCAGAGGCAGCGGAG GATGTGAAGTTTGCCGCTAAAGATATAGATGATATGTTGGTTGGAAGCTCATTTACTCTTGGTATGATAGCCCACAACAAGTCTTCGTGCGAGGAAAGAACTGTCAATCTGATGATCACCTTGTCATCAATCTACAACACTGGAGTCGAGAAGACAAGACTGAAACAGGAAACTTTTCAGAAGAGGATGGCCCCGTACTCTA AGGAGAGTTTCAAATTGGATGTGGGTTACTGTGATTACGAGCATGAGATGCTGTGTCGCTGCTACGCTATGAGAGTCAACTATCTGGCATACGTCGAAGAAACTGGACAAGTTTTTGCGTTTCAAGATATCTTCAGACTCAGAACTTACATACCTGAACTGAGACCG AGTAAGAAAAGGGTTCGAGTTGGTGAGACATTCACTGTCAAAGCCAAGTTCCAAAACCCTCTTGCCAAGCAGCTGTCTAACTGCGAGTTCAACTTTGAGGCAGCGGGAAACCTCAAACCCGTCAAGATCTCATCTCA GCAAGGCTACTATGGATCCGCTAAGAT AGATGTGAATGCTGGAGCCACAGTGGAAGTAGAGTGTGACATCACAGCCAAGAGAGTTGGTGACTGCGTTATCATAACGTCATTTGAATGCAAAGAATTGGGTGACATGCAGGCACAGTGCTCTGTTGTAATTGACAAGTAA